The Carnobacterium divergens nucleotide sequence AAGGTCCAGTTCGTCAAGCTCTTAAAGATGCTGGTTTATCAGCAAGCGAAATTGATGAAGTGATCTTAGTCGGTGGATCAACTCGTATTCCAGCTGTTGTTGAAGCTGTTAAAAAAGAAACAAATCAAGAACCAAATAAATCAGTTAACCCAGATGAAGTGGTAGCAATGGGTGCAGCAATTCAAGGTGGCGTTATCACAGGTGACGTTAAAGATATCGTGTTACTTGACGTAACTCCATTATCACTTGGTATTGAAACAATGGGTGGCGTGTTCACTAAATTAATTGACCGTAACACAACAATCCCAACTTCAAAATCTCAAGTCTTCTCAACTGCAGCAGATAACCAACCAGCAGTAGATGTACACGTATTACAAGGTGAACGTCCAATGGCAGCAGATAACAAAACATTAGGTCGTTTTCAATTAACAGATATTCCAGCAGCACCACGTGGCGTTCCACAAATCGAAGTATCTTTTGATATCGATAAAAACGGTATCGTAAACGTACGTGCAAAAGACATGGGAACTGGTAAAGAACAAACCATTACAATCAAATCTTCATCAGGCTTATCAGACGACGAAATCGAACGTATGGTAAAAGACGCAGAAGCAAATGCTGAAGCAGATAAAGCTCGTAAAGAAGAAGTTGATTTACGTAATGATGTAGACCAATTGTTATTCTCAGTTGATAAAACATTAACTGAATTAGAAGGCAAAGTAGATGCTGACGAAGTTAAAAAAGCAGAAGAAGCACGCGATGAATTAAAAGCGGCTGTTGAAGCAAACGACATCGAAGCAATGAAAACAAAACGCGATGCTCTTAACGAAATCGTTCAAGCATTAACAGTTAAACTATATGAACAAGCTGCACAACAACAAGCAGAAGAAAACCCAGAAGCTGCTCAAGGTGGCGCTGATGATGTAGTTGATGCTGATTTTGAAGAAGTAGACGACAACAAATAATTTAATAAAGCTTAAAGAAGAAAAGCCAAGGCAAAATGCTTTTGGCTTTTTCTTCTAGATGTGTTATGATTTTAAACGATAGTCGGCGTATCAGTCTATTCAATCAAAAGATTATGTTTACGTAACGATGGAGGGAAAGCAATGGCAAAAAGAGATTATTATGAAGTGTTAGGTGTCGCAAAGGACGCAAATGACGCAGATATCAAAAAAGCATACCGAAAATTATCAAAACAATTTCATCCAGATATCAACCAAGAAGCTGGAGCAGAAGATAAGTTTAAGGAAATCGCAGAAGCCTATGAAGTATTAAGCGACGCTAATAAACGTGCTGCCTATGACCAATATGGACATGCAAGTACAGATCCAAACTTTGGAGCTGGTGGCGGCGGTTTTGGTGGTGGATTTGGCGGAAGTGGTTTCGGCGGTGGATTTGGCGGCGGCGGATTTGAAGATATTTTCGAATCATTCTTTGGCGGCGGCGGTCGTCAATCTAACCCAAATGCGCCTAGACAAGGTGAAGATTTACAATATACGATGAATTTAAAATTTGAAGAGGCGATTTTTGGGAAAGAATCTACCATCAAATACAATCGTGAAGATGAATGTGGAACATGTCACGGAAACGGTGCAAAACCAGGAACAGAACCCGTAACTTGTTCGAAATGTCATGGAGCCGGTTCAATTAATGTCGAACGGAACACGCCACTTGGACGCGTGATGACACGTCAAACCTGTGATGTGTGTCATGGTTCAGGAAAAGAAATCAAAGAAAAATGTCCTACATGTCATGGTTCAGGCCATGTCAAAGAAGCGCATAGCGTAAAAGTTACTGTACCAGCTGGTGTGGAAGACGGTCAACAAATGCGTTTACAAGGTCAAGGGGAAGCCGGTATCAATGGTGGACCTCATGGCGATCTTTATGTTGTCTTCCGTGTTGAAGAAAGCGACTTATTTGATCGTGATGGATCTGAAATTTTCTATGACTTGCCAATTAGCTTTGTACAAGCAGCCCTTGGCGACGAAATTGAAGTCCCAACCGTTCACGGGAAAATTAAATTAAAAGTCCCAGCGGGAACTCAAACAGGAACAAACTTCCGCCTAAAAGGTAAGGGTGCACCTAAACTGAGAGGAACCGGTACTGGAGACCAACACGTGAAAGTTCAAGTCATTACACCGAAAAACCTATCTGAGCAACAAGTTCAAGCAATGCGAGAATTTGCCAAAGCCAGTGGAATTGAAGTGAGTGAACAAGAAACCAATATTTTTGATAAAGTCAAAGATGCCTTTAAATCAGAAGGCAAGAAAAAAAGAAAATAAGAAAATGAGCTAGCCTGTTCCCTTAAGTAGTGACAGGCTGGCTTTTTTTTGAAGAAAAACGTAGCTCCAATTTGAACTTTTCTTGTATTTACTGTGTTTCATTGGTATAATTTACAATGACACTTTTTGGAATAAATAATGAAAGTAGGCACTAAATAGAATGAATAGAGATGAAATGAAACAGCGCCAATCGCAAATTCGAAATTTTTCCATCATTGCTCATATCGACCATGGAAAATCGACTTTAGCCGATCGAATTTTAGAAAAAACAAACACCGTAGCCGATCGAGATATGCAAGCGCAATTACTAGATTCAATGGATTTAGAAAGAGAACGTGGGATTACAATCAAATTAAACGCAGTTGAACTTAAATATACAGCCAAGGATGGAAACGAATATACTTTTCATCTAATAGATACACCAGGACATGTGGATTTTACTTATGAAGTTTCACGCAGTTTAGCGGCCTGTGAAGGAGCCGTATTAGTAGTTGATGCTGCACAAGGGATTGAAGCTCAAACGTTGGCTAACGTCTATTTAGCCTTAGATAACGACTTAGAAATTATCCCAGTCATCAATAAAATTGATTTACCCGCAGCGGATCCAGAACGTGTTCGTGGCGAGATTGAAGACGTAATTGGCATTGATGCCAGTGAAGCTGTTTTAGCTAGCGCAAAAGCAGGCATTGGAATCGAAGACATTCTTGAACAAATTGTAGAAAAAGTTCCTGCACCAACAGGTGATTTAGACGCACCCTTAAAAGCGCTAATTTTTGATTCAGTCTATGACTCTTATCGTGGCGTTATTTTAAACGTAAGAATTGTAGATGGCACCGTAAAACCAGGAGACAAAATCAAAATGATGAGCAATGGCGCGATCTTTGAAGTCGCTGAAGTGGGAATTTTTTCACCAAAAACCATCAAACGTGACTTTTTAATGGTTGGTGACGTTGGGTATATCACTGCCAGCATTAAAACCGTTAAAGACACTCAAGTTGGAGATACCATTACTTCTGTAGTAAATCCTGCAACAGAAGCCTTACCTGGCTATCGTAAAATGAATCCAATGGTTTACTGTGGTTTGTATCCAATTGATTCTTCTCGCTACAACGATTTACGTGAAGCTTTAGAACGTTTGCAATTAAACGATGCAGCCTTACAATTTGAAGCAGAAACATCACAAGCATTAGGCTTTGGTTTCCGTTGTGGTTTCTTAGGCTTGCTTCATATGGATGTTATTCAAGAACGTTTAGAGCGTGAATTTGATTTAGATTTAATTACAACTGCACCATCCGTTATTTATCAAGTAAACTTAACAGACGGTTCGACTCTGATCGTGGATAACCCAGCAGATATGCCAGAACCAGGTGTAATTGAAACCGTTGAAGAACCTTATGTAAAAGCAAGTATTATGGTACCAAATGAATTTGTTGGAGCCGTTATGGAAATTTCTCAACGCAAACGTGGCGAGTTTATGACCATGGATTATTTAGATGAGTACCGCGTAAATGTTGTTTATGAAATTCCTTTATCAGAGATTGTTTATGATTTCTTTGATAAATTAAAATCAAGTACCAAAGGCTATGCTTCATTAGATTACGATTTAATTGGCTACCGTCCAAGCAAACTTGTTAAGATGGATATTATGTTAAACACTGAAAAAGTCGATGCATTAAGCTTTATTGTCCATCGTGACTTTGCTTATGAACGTGGAAAAATCATTGTTGAAAAATTAAAAGCCTTAATTCCACGTCAACAATTTGAAGTGCCGATTCAAGCAGCTGTGGGACAAAAAATTCTGTCTCGTACCAATATAAAAGCCTTGCGTAAAAATGTTTTAGCCAAATGTTACGGCGGAGATATTTCACGTAAACGTAAGCTCTTGGAAAAACAAAAAGAAGGTAAGAAACGAATGAAACAAATCGGATCTGTCGAAGTTCCACAAGAAGCCTTCATGGCTGTTCTGAAAATGGACGAGGATCAACCTAAGAAGTAATAAGTGTTTGTAACCATAGTTCAAATATTGAATATATTATTTTCCCACATATTTCCCACGAGGGATTAAACTCGTGGGAATTTTTGTTTTTAAAATGAATTATCTTTAAGCATTTGTTCAAATATATCAACAGTATCTTTTTTCATTTTTTTTGTAACATGAGCGTAAGTGTCCATAGTAGTAGCAATGCGAGAATGTCCTAATCTCGTTTGTATTTCTTTAGGTTTTGCATTGTTCTCTAGTAACATCGTTGCGTGTGTGTGTCTGAATGAGTGAAAGTTGAAATCAACTCCAGTAATTTTTCTAACTTTTTCAACATTATACTTTATTGAATTTGGAGTGACGGGCTGACCATTTTCTTTCGTACATATAAAACCACCATCAAAATAATTGGATCCATAAAAGAGTTTGTTCTCAATTTGTCTTTTTTTAGAACTTTTCAAAATTTTGATTATACTATCTCCAAGCATAATTGTTCTATAAGAAGATTTAGTTTTTGGCGTTCCTAAATCAAAGTTCCCATTTTCAATCCCTATCATAATTCTTTCTACTATAAGAGTATTTTCTTCAAAATCTATGTCAGTCCATTTAAGTCCACATACTTCAGAGCGTCTTAATCCAGTTTGAAAAGAAATCATCATTGGCAAATAGAAGGGGTCACATTTAGGAACTGCACTAACAATTTTTTTAAAGTCTTCAATAGAAATAATTTTTAAATCTCCACGATCTTTCCATTCTTTAATATCATATTTAGGAACTTTTATATATCTAGTTGGATCATTACTTAAATATTGATATGGAAATACAGCCATTGTAAAAGCTTTATTTAGAACACCTTTGATGATTGATAAAGTTTGTTTGGCATATCCAGCTTCAAACTTTTCTGTTAATAAATCTTGTAGTGTGCCAGGTTTAATTGCTTTTAATTTATACATACCAATGGATGGAAAGATATGTTTATCTAAAATATTTCGATAATTTGATTGCGTATTTTTTTTTAAGTTGACCATTACATATTTTTCAAACCAAAAATTGAAGTAGTCAGTTACTGAAATATCAGATGAAGCCATAACATCACCAGATGTTTCATATTCTTTAATAGCATCACGAAGAGTCTGTAATGCTTCATCTTTAGTTTTTCCAGCGTAACGTTCAATTTGTTTTCTATCTCCACTGATATAAGCAAGATCAATTCGATAATACCAACTTTTCCCTTTTTTCCTAACAGATCCTTGCATAGGAATCCTTCCTTTCAAAGTACGGAATGTGATAAAAAAATTCACGTATTTAAGTTTATTTTTATAAATATATGGATTTTAATTGAATTTATACGAATGTATGTTCTTTTTTTGTTTAAAAGAAAAGCCCGAAGGCTAATCTTTATTGATTTACAGCAACTTCAAAAGTAGCAGTATATTTATTGTAATCTTTATCAAATTTTTCAAAAATTATTTTAACACTTCCGTCAGGTTGACTAAGTCCATAAGCCTCTTCAGCATTTTCCATAATTGCTCCAACTGGGGTAGGTTGTGGGTGAGTATTTACCCCACCAGGATAGGTACTAGCAACTTTTCTTCCTGAATCTATGACTTTTTCAGGAGTAAAATATAAATCTTGAATATCATCCTCATAACCTAAATTTTCATAAGAATAAGATACAACAACAACCTGAGCTGGATTAGATTCATCAAATTGATTTCTTTCTTCAGTAGTTGTAACGCTATTAACTTTCAATTTCCAAAGTCCGTCAACTTCCCACCATTCATCTTTGCCGAATACTTTATTTGTACTAATTTCAGCAGAGTTGCTATTTTTTGTGCTCTGTGAAGTGTTTGTATCACTCGCCTTTTGACGATCTTCATTTTGTACAGTAGAGTCACAAGCAGATAACGTGATTAAGTAAACACCAAGCAAACATAAACCAATAATTTTTTTCATTCCAACAATCTCCTTTTATGATATAATATATTTTGTATGGAAATACATTATAATAGCTCTAATCAGTTTGCAGACTGATTGGAGTTTTTTTATTTAAAAGAAAAGCCCGAAGGCTAGTCTTTTATAAATTCAATAATTCTCTCTTCTTAGCATCAAATTCAGCTTGAGTAATAATGCCTTCATCTAAATATTTTTTAAATTTCAAAAGTTCATCATCACCAACAGTTGTATTAATATTTTCTTTTTGGATTGAGTAGTAATCTAAAATAGATA carries:
- the dnaK gene encoding molecular chaperone DnaK — encoded protein: MSKIIGIDLGTTNSAVAVLEGGEAKIIANPEGNRTTPSVVSFKNGEIQVGEVAKRQAVTNPNTIASIKRHIGEDGYTVEVEGKKYTPQEISAMTLQYLKGFAEEYLGEKVEKAVITVPAYFNDAQRQATKDAGKIAGLEVERIVNEPTAAALAYGLDKTDKDEKVLVFDLGGGTFDVSILELGDGVFDVLSTAGDNKLGGDDFDNKIIDYMVAEFKKDNGIDLSNDKMAVQRLKDAAEKAKKDLSGVTSTQISLPFITAGEAGPLHLEMNLTRAKFDELTHDLVDRTKGPVRQALKDAGLSASEIDEVILVGGSTRIPAVVEAVKKETNQEPNKSVNPDEVVAMGAAIQGGVITGDVKDIVLLDVTPLSLGIETMGGVFTKLIDRNTTIPTSKSQVFSTAADNQPAVDVHVLQGERPMAADNKTLGRFQLTDIPAAPRGVPQIEVSFDIDKNGIVNVRAKDMGTGKEQTITIKSSSGLSDDEIERMVKDAEANAEADKARKEEVDLRNDVDQLLFSVDKTLTELEGKVDADEVKKAEEARDELKAAVEANDIEAMKTKRDALNEIVQALTVKLYEQAAQQQAEENPEAAQGGADDVVDADFEEVDDNK
- the dnaJ gene encoding molecular chaperone DnaJ, which gives rise to MAKRDYYEVLGVAKDANDADIKKAYRKLSKQFHPDINQEAGAEDKFKEIAEAYEVLSDANKRAAYDQYGHASTDPNFGAGGGGFGGGFGGSGFGGGFGGGGFEDIFESFFGGGGRQSNPNAPRQGEDLQYTMNLKFEEAIFGKESTIKYNREDECGTCHGNGAKPGTEPVTCSKCHGAGSINVERNTPLGRVMTRQTCDVCHGSGKEIKEKCPTCHGSGHVKEAHSVKVTVPAGVEDGQQMRLQGQGEAGINGGPHGDLYVVFRVEESDLFDRDGSEIFYDLPISFVQAALGDEIEVPTVHGKIKLKVPAGTQTGTNFRLKGKGAPKLRGTGTGDQHVKVQVITPKNLSEQQVQAMREFAKASGIEVSEQETNIFDKVKDAFKSEGKKKRK
- the lepA gene encoding translation elongation factor 4, which encodes MNRDEMKQRQSQIRNFSIIAHIDHGKSTLADRILEKTNTVADRDMQAQLLDSMDLERERGITIKLNAVELKYTAKDGNEYTFHLIDTPGHVDFTYEVSRSLAACEGAVLVVDAAQGIEAQTLANVYLALDNDLEIIPVINKIDLPAADPERVRGEIEDVIGIDASEAVLASAKAGIGIEDILEQIVEKVPAPTGDLDAPLKALIFDSVYDSYRGVILNVRIVDGTVKPGDKIKMMSNGAIFEVAEVGIFSPKTIKRDFLMVGDVGYITASIKTVKDTQVGDTITSVVNPATEALPGYRKMNPMVYCGLYPIDSSRYNDLREALERLQLNDAALQFEAETSQALGFGFRCGFLGLLHMDVIQERLEREFDLDLITTAPSVIYQVNLTDGSTLIVDNPADMPEPGVIETVEEPYVKASIMVPNEFVGAVMEISQRKRGEFMTMDYLDEYRVNVVYEIPLSEIVYDFFDKLKSSTKGYASLDYDLIGYRPSKLVKMDIMLNTEKVDALSFIVHRDFAYERGKIIVEKLKALIPRQQFEVPIQAAVGQKILSRTNIKALRKNVLAKCYGGDISRKRKLLEKQKEGKKRMKQIGSVEVPQEAFMAVLKMDEDQPKK
- a CDS encoding tyrosine-type recombinase/integrase — encoded protein: MQGSVRKKGKSWYYRIDLAYISGDRKQIERYAGKTKDEALQTLRDAIKEYETSGDVMASSDISVTDYFNFWFEKYVMVNLKKNTQSNYRNILDKHIFPSIGMYKLKAIKPGTLQDLLTEKFEAGYAKQTLSIIKGVLNKAFTMAVFPYQYLSNDPTRYIKVPKYDIKEWKDRGDLKIISIEDFKKIVSAVPKCDPFYLPMMISFQTGLRRSEVCGLKWTDIDFEENTLIVERIMIGIENGNFDLGTPKTKSSYRTIMLGDSIIKILKSSKKRQIENKLFYGSNYFDGGFICTKENGQPVTPNSIKYNVEKVRKITGVDFNFHSFRHTHATMLLENNAKPKEIQTRLGHSRIATTMDTYAHVTKKMKKDTVDIFEQMLKDNSF
- a CDS encoding cell wall-binding protein, whose product is MKKIIGLCLLGVYLITLSACDSTVQNEDRQKASDTNTSQSTKNSNSAEISTNKVFGKDEWWEVDGLWKLKVNSVTTTEERNQFDESNPAQVVVVSYSYENLGYEDDIQDLYFTPEKVIDSGRKVASTYPGGVNTHPQPTPVGAIMENAEEAYGLSQPDGSVKIIFEKFDKDYNKYTATFEVAVNQ